A genomic region of Nitrosomonas ureae contains the following coding sequences:
- a CDS encoding multicopper oxidase family protein, with amino-acid sequence MKNGEYESNRGNVADSDSPSNESRRAFFKTTGATILAAPAILTSRESSAQAIPDESLPPSPPTRPWQRELPEEVEPLEQTDLSNDAFPPQGVANTENGECGRNDHQRWDDFFGAHPLESGQADTYELRAEAITDYEFHPDYPRQLVWHYIGKNSSGGDYHNPTFHARYGRPVIVRLYNELPDNHTGFGTPEISMHLHNLHTPSESDGFPGDYFSATKAGPTLSGPGQFKDHFYPNVYAGYDEFPKSAKNPVGGDKREALGTLWYHDHCLDFTAPNANRGLAGFYLLYDELDSGDEHDPNPVALRLPSGAYDYPLAFQDKRFDANGMHIFEEMNSEGTLGDKVTVNSIIEPVLKVASRKYRFRLLNAGIARFYQFHLVTANNVQQSFTYIANDGNLLPKPLLNRKNVRLGVAERADIVVDFSLYPLGTELYLVNRWEQTSSRGPKGVKAPGMKVLKFIVDREPDEPDVSQVPAKLRPIRRPTATEIATAPVRYWRFERKNGMWAINDKFVNVRSAGANMAMGSFEIWELDNPSGGWSHPVHIHFEEGLILNRYVDGIEVPVPVHERGRKDVYRLGPNEKVRLFMRFRDFPGKYVMHCHNMIHEDHAMMVRWDILG; translated from the coding sequence ATGAAAAATGGAGAGTATGAATCCAATCGGGGTAACGTCGCTGATTCGGATTCTCCATCCAATGAATCAAGGCGTGCGTTTTTTAAAACAACGGGTGCCACGATTCTGGCCGCACCGGCCATTTTAACTTCGCGTGAAAGCTCAGCACAAGCCATTCCGGATGAATCGTTACCACCTAGCCCGCCCACCCGGCCTTGGCAAAGAGAATTACCGGAGGAGGTTGAGCCGCTGGAACAAACTGATTTGTCCAATGACGCTTTCCCTCCACAGGGGGTCGCTAATACCGAAAATGGAGAATGCGGGCGTAACGATCATCAGCGTTGGGATGATTTTTTTGGTGCGCATCCGCTTGAATCCGGTCAGGCCGATACTTACGAGCTTCGAGCTGAAGCGATTACGGATTATGAGTTCCATCCGGATTACCCGAGGCAATTGGTCTGGCACTATATCGGTAAAAACTCAAGTGGCGGGGATTATCATAATCCCACCTTTCATGCGCGTTATGGGCGCCCAGTAATAGTGCGTTTATATAATGAGTTACCGGATAATCATACGGGTTTCGGCACGCCGGAAATCAGTATGCATTTGCATAACTTGCATACACCTTCCGAGAGCGATGGTTTCCCAGGGGATTATTTCAGTGCAACTAAGGCAGGACCAACGCTGAGTGGGCCAGGTCAATTCAAGGATCATTTTTATCCCAATGTCTATGCGGGATACGATGAATTTCCAAAAAGTGCCAAAAACCCCGTGGGTGGTGATAAGCGTGAAGCGTTGGGAACGCTGTGGTACCACGATCACTGTCTGGATTTTACCGCGCCCAATGCCAACCGTGGTTTGGCCGGTTTTTACTTGCTTTACGATGAGCTGGATTCAGGTGACGAGCATGATCCTAATCCGGTCGCTTTAAGATTGCCCAGCGGTGCTTATGATTATCCGTTAGCTTTTCAGGATAAGCGTTTTGACGCTAACGGCATGCATATTTTCGAAGAGATGAATTCGGAAGGCACACTGGGTGACAAAGTGACGGTCAACAGTATTATTGAACCCGTACTCAAGGTGGCAAGCCGTAAATACCGTTTTCGCCTGCTTAATGCAGGCATAGCACGTTTTTATCAGTTTCATTTGGTTACGGCCAACAATGTGCAACAGTCTTTCACCTATATCGCCAACGATGGCAATTTGCTGCCGAAGCCGCTGCTGAACCGCAAGAACGTCCGTCTGGGCGTGGCCGAGCGTGCGGATATCGTGGTGGATTTTTCTTTGTATCCGTTAGGAACGGAACTCTACCTGGTGAATCGCTGGGAGCAAACCAGCTCGCGCGGGCCCAAAGGTGTCAAAGCACCGGGAATGAAGGTACTCAAATTCATCGTTGATCGCGAGCCGGATGAACCGGATGTCAGTCAGGTTCCGGCCAAGCTGCGCCCGATCCGCAGACCGACCGCTACGGAGATCGCGACGGCTCCGGTCAGATACTGGCGCTTTGAGCGCAAAAACGGTATGTGGGCGATCAATGACAAATTTGTGAACGTCCGCTCTGCGGGTGCGAATATGGCTATGGGCAGCTTTGAAATCTGGGAACTGGATAATCCGTCCGGCGGCTGGAGTCATCCGGTGCATATTCATTTCGAAGAAGGGCTAATCCTCAATCGTTACGTGGATGGCATCGAAGTGCCTGTCCCTGTACATGAGAGAGGGCGCAAGGATGTTTACCGGTTGGGACCGAATGAGAAAGTGAGACTATTCATGCGGTTCCGGGATTTCCCTGGTAAGTATGTGATGCATTGCCATAATATGATCCATGAAGACCACGCCATGATGGTGCGTTGGGATATTCTGGGTTAA
- a CDS encoding aspartate aminotransferase family protein, with amino-acid sequence MSFSIANLLSQHRTDKFDLHDRYLNAQLVKVLKTIGYDRNYERAVGQYLYDEQGNEYLDLLSGFGVYAFGRNHPIIVNALREVLSLDMPDLVQMDVSILSGLLAKEILATTPDNLERVFFCNSGTEAVEGAIKFARYVTKRNRIICCDHAYHGLTMGALSLNGEQIFKDGFGPLLQDCGSVPFNDLVALEKALSNREVAAFIVEPIQGKGVNIPDDNYLPEIERLCKKYGTLFVADEIQTGLGRTGKFWAIEHWGVKPDMICMAKALSGGFVPVGAVAMTQQVMDSVFNRMDRAVVHGSTFSKNNMAMAAGLASLEVIRTEKLVENSAKIGDDLIGRLNALTNQYEFLKGARGKGSMIAVEFKSPNSFSLKAAWMMLEAANKGLFCQMITIPLFKEHRILTQVAGHGMNVIKLLPPLTLTQKDCDHIIHALTKTIADTHQVPGSIWELGKNLASHALKAKAG; translated from the coding sequence ATGTCTTTCAGTATCGCCAATCTGTTATCACAACATCGTACCGATAAATTCGATTTGCACGATCGGTATTTGAATGCCCAGTTGGTCAAGGTTTTGAAAACGATCGGTTATGACCGGAATTATGAGCGTGCGGTGGGACAGTATCTGTATGACGAACAAGGTAATGAATATCTTGATTTGTTGAGCGGGTTTGGCGTATATGCGTTTGGGCGCAATCATCCGATCATCGTCAATGCGTTAAGAGAGGTATTGTCACTGGATATGCCTGATTTGGTGCAAATGGATGTGTCGATTCTGAGTGGTTTATTGGCCAAGGAGATTTTGGCCACAACACCGGATAATCTGGAACGGGTGTTTTTCTGTAATTCTGGAACGGAAGCTGTGGAAGGAGCAATAAAGTTTGCGCGTTACGTTACCAAGCGCAATCGGATTATTTGTTGCGATCATGCCTATCATGGGTTGACGATGGGGGCCTTGTCGTTGAACGGCGAGCAGATTTTTAAGGATGGTTTCGGTCCATTGTTGCAGGATTGCGGTTCGGTTCCATTTAATGATCTCGTGGCATTGGAGAAGGCCTTAAGTAATCGTGAAGTGGCTGCTTTTATTGTCGAGCCGATTCAGGGCAAGGGGGTAAACATCCCGGATGATAACTATCTGCCCGAAATTGAGCGCTTATGTAAGAAATACGGTACATTGTTTGTCGCGGACGAAATTCAAACCGGGCTTGGACGTACCGGTAAATTCTGGGCTATTGAACATTGGGGCGTGAAGCCCGATATGATATGCATGGCCAAGGCGTTATCCGGTGGTTTCGTGCCGGTCGGTGCGGTGGCCATGACGCAGCAGGTTATGGATAGCGTGTTTAATCGCATGGATCGGGCAGTCGTGCACGGCTCTACCTTTTCCAAAAATAACATGGCAATGGCGGCTGGTTTGGCGAGTCTGGAAGTCATCAGAACTGAGAAGTTGGTGGAAAATAGCGCGAAAATTGGTGATGATCTGATCGGCAGACTCAATGCCTTGACAAACCAGTATGAATTTTTGAAAGGAGCTCGCGGTAAAGGTTCGATGATTGCAGTTGAGTTTAAATCACCCAATAGTTTTTCGTTGAAAGCTGCGTGGATGATGTTGGAAGCTGCTAATAAAGGACTGTTTTGCCAGATGATCACGATTCCATTATTTAAGGAGCACAGAATTCTGACGCAAGTGGCTGGGCACGGCATGAATGTGATCAAACTTTTGCCTCCCCTTACATTGACTCAAAAAGATTGTGACCACATCATACACGCATTGACCAAAACCATCGCGGATACGCATCAAGTACCGGGCTCCATTTGGGAGCTTGGCAAAAATCTGGCCAGCCATGCGCTAAAAGCAAAAGCTGGTTAA
- a CDS encoding AI-2E family transporter, which yields MNTEYSGSLHYLWWLVLACVAGGLIYLLSPILTPFLLAAVIAYICNPMVSYMADRKIPRTVGAVLVMLLLLGVFAALILIMVPLFEKEANRLLDKMPTYLDMLKNHVIPWLESRLDINLQPDMNVLREALSEHWKSAGGVAAKMLPSLTSGGMAVVEFVVNLLLVPVVLFYLLRDWDMLIKLIDEMIPRYWHDQISQLARETDRILAEFLRGQLSVILLMSICYITGLWLAGLEFALPIGLVAGILVFVPYLGMIVGLMLATFAAMMQFQDWSGVITVWAVFGIGQMLEGMLITPWLVGDRIGLHPVVVIFALMAFGQLFGFFGILLALPVSAVMLVWLRHLRQRYLGSDLYNS from the coding sequence ATGAATACTGAATATTCCGGAAGCTTACATTATCTCTGGTGGCTGGTATTAGCTTGCGTAGCAGGCGGATTGATTTATCTGCTCAGTCCGATCCTGACTCCTTTTTTATTGGCTGCAGTGATTGCGTATATCTGTAATCCGATGGTGAGCTACATGGCTGACAGGAAAATACCGCGGACGGTGGGTGCGGTGCTGGTTATGCTGTTGTTGCTCGGAGTCTTTGCCGCCTTGATTCTGATTATGGTGCCTTTGTTTGAGAAAGAGGCGAACCGGTTGTTGGATAAAATGCCGACATATTTGGATATGCTGAAGAACCATGTGATCCCTTGGTTGGAATCAAGACTGGATATCAACCTGCAGCCGGATATGAACGTGTTAAGGGAAGCGCTTTCCGAACACTGGAAAAGTGCCGGAGGGGTGGCCGCAAAGATGCTGCCTTCCCTGACTAGCGGAGGAATGGCGGTGGTTGAGTTTGTGGTCAATCTGTTACTGGTGCCGGTGGTGTTGTTTTATCTGTTGCGTGATTGGGATATGTTGATCAAACTTATCGATGAAATGATCCCGCGTTATTGGCATGATCAGATTTCTCAGTTGGCGCGGGAGACTGACCGGATTTTGGCGGAATTTCTGCGCGGCCAATTATCAGTGATCCTATTAATGAGCATTTGTTATATCACCGGACTTTGGCTGGCAGGGCTGGAATTTGCGTTGCCCATTGGCTTGGTCGCGGGTATTCTCGTGTTTGTGCCTTATTTGGGAATGATTGTTGGTTTAATGCTGGCGACTTTTGCCGCTATGATGCAATTCCAGGATTGGAGCGGTGTGATTACGGTGTGGGCTGTTTTTGGCATCGGTCAAATGCTTGAAGGCATGCTGATCACGCCTTGGCTGGTGGGCGATCGGATTGGACTGCATCCGGTTGTTGTTATTTTCGCTTTAATGGCATTCGGTCAATTATTTGGTTTCTTTGGAATTCTGCTGGCGTTGCCGGTCAGCGCGGTAATGCTGGTTTGGTTGCGACATTTGCGACAACGTTATTTGGGAAGTGATCTCTATAATTCGTAG
- the lysS gene encoding lysine--tRNA ligase: MMQENPPINHDENQIIAERRAKLTEIRQINKAFPNTFRREHLASELYQQFNVFSKEELEEQSAVVKIAGRMVLKRIMGKASFATIQDMSGRIQLYISNDYTGETAHAAFKHYDLGDILGAQGALFKTKTGELSIRVTELQLLTKSLRPLPEKFHGLVDQEQKYRQRYLDLITNEETRRVFTIRSKVIQAIREFFVERNYLEVETPMMHPIPGGASAKPFSTHHNALDMALFLRIAPELYLKRLVVGGMEKVFEINRNFRNEGISTRHNPEFTMLEFYEAYQDHTYLMNFTEQMLAYTAQKVLGTTHLTYQGKTMDLSRPFMRLTIIQAIQKFHPHYTAAQLNDRNYLIEALKGLKIHCNPNDGLGGLQLSLFDETTEHLLFEPTFIVDYPAEVSPLARRNDNNPDITDRFELYIAGREIANGFSELNDPEDQAARFLEQAKAKDAGDSEAMHYDADYIRALEYGLPPTAGEGIGIDRLVMLLTDSPSIRDVILFPQLRRED, translated from the coding sequence ATGATGCAAGAAAATCCACCGATCAATCATGATGAAAATCAAATTATTGCTGAACGCCGCGCCAAGTTGACTGAAATACGTCAGATCAACAAAGCGTTTCCCAACACCTTCAGACGCGAGCACTTAGCTTCAGAGCTATATCAACAATTTAATGTGTTCTCCAAAGAAGAGCTGGAAGAACAGTCAGCTGTGGTAAAAATAGCAGGACGTATGGTGCTGAAGCGCATCATGGGTAAAGCCAGTTTTGCAACCATTCAGGATATGAGTGGACGTATTCAGTTGTATATCTCGAACGATTATACCGGAGAAACTGCGCATGCGGCATTCAAGCATTACGACTTGGGTGATATCCTGGGCGCCCAAGGCGCTTTATTCAAAACCAAAACTGGCGAACTCTCCATTCGCGTCACTGAGTTACAATTATTAACAAAATCCTTGCGCCCTTTGCCGGAGAAATTTCATGGCTTGGTCGATCAGGAGCAAAAATATCGGCAACGCTACCTTGATTTAATTACTAACGAAGAAACCCGTAGGGTATTCACTATTCGTTCCAAGGTCATCCAGGCAATTCGTGAATTCTTTGTTGAACGCAATTATCTGGAAGTTGAAACGCCAATGATGCATCCGATTCCCGGAGGCGCATCGGCAAAGCCCTTTTCCACGCATCATAACGCCCTGGACATGGCGTTATTCTTGCGCATCGCACCTGAACTGTATCTGAAACGCTTGGTTGTTGGCGGCATGGAAAAAGTTTTTGAAATTAATCGCAATTTTCGCAACGAAGGGATCTCCACACGGCATAATCCTGAGTTCACCATGCTGGAATTCTATGAAGCTTATCAGGATCATACCTACCTGATGAACTTCACCGAGCAAATGCTCGCATATACCGCGCAAAAAGTACTGGGCACCACGCACCTTACCTACCAAGGCAAGACGATGGATCTATCCAGACCATTCATGCGCCTGACCATCATCCAGGCCATCCAGAAATTCCATCCACACTATACTGCCGCACAATTGAATGATCGTAATTATCTGATCGAAGCATTGAAGGGATTGAAGATTCACTGCAATCCAAACGATGGGCTCGGTGGTTTGCAACTATCGCTGTTCGATGAAACCACCGAGCATCTGTTGTTTGAACCCACATTCATCGTTGATTACCCGGCGGAAGTATCTCCTTTAGCGCGGCGTAACGACAACAACCCTGATATCACCGATCGTTTTGAGCTGTATATTGCCGGACGTGAAATTGCTAATGGATTTTCTGAATTGAACGATCCGGAAGATCAAGCGGCACGTTTCCTGGAACAAGCCAAAGCCAAGGATGCTGGCGATAGTGAGGCGATGCATTATGACGCAGACTACATCCGTGCATTGGAATACGGCTTACCGCCCACAGCTGGCGAAGGTATCGGCATCGATCGCTTGGTCATGCTATTAACTGACAGTCCGAGTATTCGCGATGTCATTTTGTTTCCGCAATTAAGACGGGAAGATTAG
- a CDS encoding succinylglutamate desuccinylase/aspartoacylase family protein, whose amino-acid sequence MLKSIVGLTLLLVAINGYSQQTLKLYGVNGESIVDSDSITGVSTIKTRELSSVSGSEFIEQPKSSFALLGVAVPPATSMRLSWQPNQSSDGLSMPTPILVVNGAQPGPVLCLTAAIHGDELNGIEIVRRVLHGTDPEKLSGTLIGVPIVNLQGFQRSSRYLTDRRDLNRFFPGNPQGSSASRIAYSFFKEIISHCNFLVDLHTGSAHRTNLPQVRANLLQSGVAEFAQAFGVSVILHSEGSAGMLRHAAVEIGIPSVTLEAGKSMTLQEPAVQYGVKSIQTLLDRMNMLEAAQPLGAPDSIYYHSAWVRVNHGGILLGNVRLGDKINKNDILGIVTDPITNMRSEIISPHNGRIIGMAIDQVVMPGFAGFHIGIQESEERSVRLNHNRDQKVIVQHISTAPESE is encoded by the coding sequence ATGTTAAAAAGTATCGTCGGCCTAACCCTTTTATTAGTTGCAATCAATGGGTATTCGCAGCAAACACTAAAGCTGTATGGTGTCAATGGTGAGTCAATTGTCGACTCTGATTCGATAACGGGTGTTTCTACGATAAAAACGAGAGAATTATCCAGCGTTTCCGGATCCGAATTCATAGAGCAACCAAAGTCATCATTTGCGTTATTGGGCGTTGCGGTACCACCCGCGACCTCGATGCGATTATCCTGGCAACCCAATCAATCTTCGGATGGCCTTTCCATGCCCACCCCCATTCTGGTCGTTAATGGGGCTCAGCCAGGGCCTGTACTCTGTCTAACAGCCGCGATTCATGGGGACGAATTAAATGGTATCGAGATTGTAAGACGTGTGCTTCACGGTACTGATCCTGAGAAATTATCCGGAACTCTCATTGGAGTACCTATTGTAAATCTGCAAGGTTTTCAGCGTTCTTCCCGCTATCTGACAGATCGTCGTGACCTTAATCGTTTTTTTCCGGGAAATCCTCAGGGTAGTTCCGCTTCACGGATTGCTTATTCATTTTTTAAAGAGATCATCAGTCATTGCAACTTTCTTGTTGATTTGCATACAGGTTCAGCGCATCGTACCAATCTGCCACAAGTCAGAGCCAATCTTCTGCAATCCGGCGTAGCTGAATTTGCTCAGGCTTTTGGAGTATCCGTGATTCTTCATAGCGAAGGTTCTGCAGGAATGTTGCGTCATGCTGCCGTTGAAATCGGAATTCCCTCGGTAACTTTAGAAGCGGGAAAATCCATGACATTGCAAGAACCAGCTGTTCAATATGGCGTTAAAAGCATTCAAACCCTGTTGGATAGGATGAACATGCTGGAAGCAGCTCAGCCACTAGGGGCTCCGGATTCAATTTACTATCATTCAGCGTGGGTGCGCGTAAATCATGGCGGCATTCTTCTAGGCAATGTCAGATTGGGAGATAAAATTAACAAAAACGATATCCTTGGTATTGTCACCGATCCCATTACCAATATGCGCAGTGAGATAATTTCACCGCATAACGGTCGGATTATCGGTATGGCAATTGATCAAGTGGTTATGCCGGGCTTTGCTGGCTTTCATATCGGTATTCAGGAATCTGAAGAAAGATCCGTCAGGCTCAATCATAATAGGGATCAGAAAGTCATTGTTCAGCACATATCTACAGCGCCGGAATCTGAATAA
- the hda gene encoding DnaA regulatory inactivator Hda has product MQQMLLDINPLPLPTLDNFLPGRNAELIHMLRSILSGKEKECFIYLWGNPGCGKSHLLRAIVTAYARKNAKSVYHCAENHYPFRSDSAADCIAIDDIHGLGAVAQAELFSLYNRLREDGHALLLVSGSTAPAYLDMRQDLVTRLSWGLVYQVHELTEEEKTQAMQTHAADCGFTLPQEICVYLLRHGRRDLPSLMMTLDALNRYSLVHQRPITIPLLRELLQVDS; this is encoded by the coding sequence ATGCAACAGATGCTGTTAGACATTAATCCTCTACCGTTACCTACGCTGGATAATTTTTTGCCAGGGCGTAATGCGGAACTGATACACATGTTGAGAAGTATTCTGTCCGGGAAAGAAAAAGAATGCTTTATTTATTTATGGGGTAATCCTGGTTGTGGCAAGAGTCATTTGTTGCGGGCGATTGTCACAGCTTATGCACGAAAAAACGCAAAATCGGTGTATCACTGCGCTGAGAATCATTACCCCTTTCGGAGCGACAGTGCGGCAGATTGTATTGCAATCGATGACATTCATGGTTTGGGTGCTGTAGCGCAGGCAGAACTTTTTAGTCTGTACAATCGGTTGCGCGAAGATGGTCATGCATTATTACTGGTAAGCGGATCCACTGCACCGGCGTATTTGGATATGCGGCAGGATTTGGTTACCCGCTTAAGCTGGGGATTAGTGTATCAGGTGCACGAATTAACTGAAGAAGAAAAAACACAGGCGATGCAGACACATGCTGCTGATTGTGGTTTTACTTTGCCACAAGAAATTTGCGTATATTTATTACGCCATGGCCGGCGTGATTTACCGTCGTTGATGATGACATTGGATGCGCTGAATCGTTATTCTCTGGTTCATCAGCGTCCTATAACTATACCTTTGTTACGAGAATTATTACAGGTGGATTCATGA
- a CDS encoding response regulator — translation MFTEGIQNLLPSSRIKVLVVDPHPIVLFGLSVILEEDDNLEIVGMLSSADSIQEVLKLNKPDIVLIDPHSPGVDGLIQIKQVQAALGSEIKIVVYTATVNQSETCDLIRMGVKGIVLKEMSVSLIPQCLKKVHAGGEWLDRRSMRMAFEQILQRESAHKIISAHLSSREMSLAALIAKGYSSKLAARELQITEGSVRVYLNRIYSKLHISSRLQLALLFKEKGLG, via the coding sequence ATGTTTACCGAAGGGATACAAAACTTATTGCCTAGCAGTCGTATCAAAGTGCTTGTGGTTGATCCGCATCCGATTGTTTTATTTGGACTAAGCGTTATTCTTGAAGAGGATGACAATTTGGAAATTGTGGGTATGCTGAGTTCTGCAGATAGTATTCAAGAGGTATTGAAGCTGAACAAACCTGACATCGTATTGATTGATCCTCATAGTCCTGGCGTTGATGGGCTCATTCAGATCAAGCAAGTCCAAGCAGCACTTGGAAGCGAGATCAAAATAGTGGTTTATACTGCAACAGTCAACCAGTCTGAGACTTGCGATCTGATCAGAATGGGAGTTAAAGGTATTGTGCTGAAAGAAATGTCTGTTTCACTGATCCCGCAATGTTTAAAGAAAGTACATGCTGGCGGTGAATGGTTGGATCGCCGTTCCATGAGGATGGCATTCGAACAAATCTTACAACGCGAATCCGCGCATAAAATAATATCTGCACATTTATCCAGCCGTGAAATGTCTTTGGCTGCTTTAATTGCAAAAGGTTATAGCAGTAAACTGGCCGCGCGGGAATTACAGATTACCGAAGGTTCGGTACGGGTTTATCTCAACCGCATATATTCCAAATTGCATATTTCCAGTCGCTTGCAGCTGGCACTGCTTTTTAAGGAAAAAGGATTGGGCTAG
- a CDS encoding HAD family hydrolase, with protein sequence MNLALFDLDNTLIAGDSDFQWAQFLIEKKALDRELHEAKNIEFYEQYKAGTLDIHEFLDFQLKPLARHPRAQLEVWRSEFMCKKIIPLIAPGTRQLIEQHMLDNDLCIIITATNSFVTAPIAQALGISHLIATEPEEKDGEFTGRVSGTPSFREGKVERLEKWLDAHNLTWLSFLRSWFYSDSLNDLPLLCKVTHPVAVDPDPTLKSHAESNGWPIISLR encoded by the coding sequence ATGAATTTAGCATTATTTGATCTGGATAACACGTTAATCGCAGGCGATAGTGATTTTCAGTGGGCACAATTTTTGATAGAAAAGAAAGCGTTGGATCGTGAGCTGCACGAGGCCAAGAACATTGAATTTTATGAGCAATATAAAGCGGGAACGCTGGATATACACGAGTTTCTGGATTTTCAGTTAAAACCCCTGGCCCGCCATCCACGTGCTCAATTGGAAGTTTGGCGCAGTGAATTCATGTGTAAGAAAATTATACCGCTGATTGCGCCAGGAACGCGGCAACTAATCGAGCAGCATATGCTGGATAATGATTTATGTATCATTATTACCGCCACGAATAGTTTTGTCACGGCCCCGATTGCCCAGGCGCTTGGCATCAGTCATTTGATCGCGACCGAACCGGAAGAGAAAGATGGGGAATTTACGGGCCGGGTGTCCGGAACACCTTCTTTCAGGGAAGGAAAAGTTGAACGATTGGAGAAATGGCTGGATGCGCACAATCTGACTTGGTTATCATTTCTCCGTAGCTGGTTTTATAGCGATTCGCTCAATGATTTGCCCTTGCTCTGCAAAGTAACGCACCCGGTTGCCGTCGATCCGGACCCTACACTGAAGAGCCATGCAGAAAGCAATGGCTGGCCGATAATCAGTTTGCGCTAA
- a CDS encoding SCO family protein, whose product MNKENNEPVGSRREILAGMGLAALGLIGLNSAWQKLGFSEAKPALNPNIRKYKPADSAAPFPNVTLYTHEGEAVRFYDDLIRDKVVAINMMYSQCSGICPKSTANLREVRNMLGERAGRDVFMYSITLDPERDTPELLKQYADRYGIQDGWKFLTGAPEDIELIRYRLGFYDVEEDVDNIKENHTGMVRIGNDERKRWSMAPALSDPWQIMATINHLDPKVVHTAEAHT is encoded by the coding sequence ATGAATAAGGAAAATAACGAACCCGTGGGTTCACGCAGGGAAATACTGGCTGGCATGGGACTGGCGGCATTGGGTTTGATTGGATTGAATTCGGCTTGGCAGAAGCTGGGTTTCAGTGAAGCTAAGCCTGCGCTTAATCCCAATATCAGAAAATACAAACCGGCGGATAGCGCCGCGCCGTTTCCGAACGTTACGCTATACACGCATGAAGGCGAGGCGGTGAGGTTTTATGATGACCTGATCCGCGACAAAGTGGTTGCGATCAACATGATGTATTCGCAATGCTCCGGCATTTGCCCGAAATCGACGGCGAATCTGCGGGAAGTGCGGAATATGTTGGGCGAGCGTGCAGGTCGCGATGTTTTCATGTACTCCATCACGCTGGATCCTGAGCGCGATACGCCGGAATTGCTCAAGCAATATGCTGATCGCTATGGCATCCAGGACGGCTGGAAGTTTCTGACGGGCGCGCCGGAAGATATCGAATTGATCCGCTACCGGCTGGGTTTTTATGATGTCGAGGAAGACGTCGATAACATCAAGGAAAATCATACCGGCATGGTGCGCATTGGCAACGATGAACGTAAACGCTGGAGCATGGCGCCCGCATTGTCTGATCCATGGCAAATCATGGCAACCATCAATCATCTGGATCCAAAGGTTGTGCATACCGCAGAGGCGCACACTTAG